Proteins encoded by one window of Salmonirosea aquatica:
- a CDS encoding GH3 family domain-containing protein: MPLLGSFIKKAVELGEALTSYDSPVEEQEKVLRNLLETAQNTAFGKHYNFAQILKSDTLFKTFAESVPTHDYDKIHTHWWHRTLAGEADVTWPGTPDYFAVSSGTTSASKYIPVTDDMISAIRRAGIGQVLALSEYDMPPAFFEKEILMLGSSTDLKEVDGHLEGEISGISASNIPGWFEFYYKPGKEISSIKNWDERVERIAQEAPKWDIGALSGIPSWIELMLKKVIEYHGLKTIHDIWPNLLVYTSGGVALEPYIPNLNKLMAHPLIYIDTYLASEGFLAFQARPETKAMKLVLNNGIYFEFVPFQDRFMADDGTVRPDAPVLNSREVTEGVDYVLLISTVSGAWRYMIGDTVQFTDVERGEIIISGRTKFYLNVVGEQLPVNKMQDAVQALCDEKGIAITEFTVSAVRRDDGEYINRWYLGSDDPCHEPHDVAQLLDEKLRASNKNYDVARSKALKGVEAFVIPTDMFHNWNEHTKQKGGQAKMPKVMKEEDFLEFETFVKEHTLS, encoded by the coding sequence ATGCCCCTACTAGGTAGTTTTATAAAAAAGGCCGTAGAACTCGGCGAAGCCCTCACCAGTTACGATTCACCCGTTGAAGAGCAGGAAAAAGTGCTGCGCAATCTGCTGGAAACTGCGCAGAATACCGCTTTCGGCAAACATTATAATTTTGCCCAAATCCTGAAAAGCGATACACTCTTCAAGACTTTTGCCGAGAGCGTACCTACCCACGATTACGACAAGATTCACACGCACTGGTGGCACCGTACCCTGGCCGGAGAAGCCGACGTCACTTGGCCGGGTACCCCCGATTACTTCGCCGTTAGTTCGGGCACTACGAGCGCCAGCAAGTACATTCCCGTCACCGACGACATGATCTCGGCTATCCGCCGGGCGGGCATCGGGCAGGTACTGGCCTTGTCGGAATACGACATGCCGCCTGCTTTTTTTGAGAAAGAAATCCTAATGCTGGGTTCCAGCACCGATCTGAAAGAAGTGGACGGCCACCTGGAAGGGGAAATCAGCGGCATTAGCGCCAGTAACATTCCGGGCTGGTTTGAATTCTATTATAAGCCGGGCAAGGAAATATCGTCCATCAAAAACTGGGACGAGCGTGTGGAGCGTATCGCGCAGGAAGCCCCCAAGTGGGACATCGGTGCGCTGTCGGGCATTCCGTCCTGGATCGAGCTGATGCTCAAGAAAGTCATCGAATACCACGGTCTTAAGACCATTCACGATATCTGGCCCAACCTGCTCGTGTACACTTCGGGTGGCGTGGCACTGGAACCCTACATTCCGAACCTGAATAAGCTGATGGCCCATCCGCTTATTTACATCGATACCTACCTGGCTTCTGAGGGTTTTCTGGCGTTTCAGGCCAGACCCGAAACCAAGGCCATGAAGTTGGTACTCAACAACGGCATCTACTTTGAGTTCGTACCTTTTCAGGATCGTTTCATGGCCGACGATGGTACCGTGCGGCCGGATGCACCTGTGCTCAACAGCCGCGAAGTGACCGAAGGCGTAGATTATGTGCTGCTCATTTCCACAGTTTCGGGCGCATGGCGGTACATGATCGGTGATACGGTACAGTTTACCGACGTGGAGCGCGGCGAAATCATCATCAGCGGCCGCACCAAATTTTATCTTAATGTAGTGGGCGAGCAGCTACCCGTCAATAAAATGCAGGATGCGGTGCAGGCCCTATGCGACGAAAAAGGCATCGCGATCACCGAGTTTACGGTATCCGCCGTACGGCGCGACGACGGCGAGTACATCAACCGATGGTACCTGGGCAGCGACGACCCCTGCCACGAACCGCATGATGTGGCGCAGCTTTTGGACGAAAAGCTACGGGCTTCCAACAAAAACTACGACGTGGCCCGCAGTAAGGCACTTAAAGGTGTGGAGGCTTTTGTAATTCCGACGGATATGTTCCACAACTGGAATGAGCATACCAAGCAGAAAGGCGGACAAGCCAAGATGCCCAAAGTAATGAAAGAAGAGGATTTTCTGGAATTCGAAACCTTCGTCAAAGAGCATACGCTGTCCTAG
- a CDS encoding outer membrane beta-barrel protein, producing MKKILFSFLFAILCLTLQTVRAQNYRLIGTVVDSVAQSPVVGAYVSVEVPGSTAKPIYTTTNLDGKFEFTGLSPQKYALKVTYLSYHDVQKSVEIKDPLTDLGNLILTEAAQDLKEVQVVGQIQQSQMKGDTTQFNAAAFKTNPDANVEDLIQKMPGIAVVNGEVQAQGEKVQRVLVDGKQFFGDDATLALKNLPAEIVDKIEVFDRQSDQAQLTGFDDGNAQKTINIVTRADRNAGKFGKAFAGYGSDDRYMTGGNLNIFGKQKRISIIGLSNNINQQNFASQDLAGVLGSAGGGGGGRGGRGGGGGGGFGGGGNAGNFLVGQQNGITNTSAFGLNYTDKWGEKLDVTGSYFFNRSGNANTQTTNRETFLSNGSQFYKEQNSYANTNLNHRINFRFEYSINKNNTIIFSPSVNWQDNQATTLRIGATTSAEGTPLNETNNDKYSHSNALSSTNSLLWRHKFAKVGRTFSVNLSGNVNNRSSDGSLYALNQYYTSTRNPSDTIDQISNTKSDNMRLGANVNYTEPLSKTIQLQLSYNLSLSNSDSKSQTYNFTDSERGYSRLDTLLSNTFDNQYLTHRAGVSLRGNKKKVTGSVGVDFQSAGLFSQQLFPRRNEVDQTFNNLLPNAFFMFRPSQSKNLRLFYRTSTNEPSITQLQNVVNNTNPLFLTAGNPNLKQEYAHRASLRYSASDTKLGRNFFIYGSANYTANSITNSTFVAQRLTILPNGIQLEPGAQLTSPVNLDGNWSVRTFANYGSPIKAIKTNFNLNTGVNYSRLPGMINYKLNVSNNYAISQGIVLSSNISTKLDFTLSFNGNYNIVRNSLQPQLDNNYFSQVSSARLNWIFGKGFVLQTDITNQSYRGLGAGFNQNFTLWNASLGKKFLKDNKGELKLTVFDILAQNNSINRNVTETYVEDVTSRVLTQYAMLTFTYTLRNFGKAPAPAQDRPRGDWQRGERGPGGEGGGFRPYE from the coding sequence ATGAAAAAGATCCTATTCTCCTTTTTATTCGCCATCCTCTGTTTGACTTTGCAAACAGTCCGCGCTCAGAACTACCGGCTCATCGGAACGGTGGTGGATAGTGTCGCCCAAAGTCCCGTAGTAGGTGCCTATGTGAGTGTGGAAGTGCCGGGCTCAACGGCCAAGCCGATCTACACCACCACCAACCTCGACGGAAAGTTCGAGTTTACGGGCTTGAGTCCCCAAAAATACGCTCTTAAAGTTACCTACCTTAGCTACCACGATGTCCAGAAGTCTGTTGAAATCAAGGACCCCCTTACCGATCTGGGGAACCTGATCCTGACAGAAGCGGCCCAGGATCTGAAAGAGGTACAGGTAGTGGGGCAAATTCAGCAGTCGCAGATGAAGGGCGATACGACGCAATTTAACGCGGCGGCTTTCAAAACCAATCCCGATGCTAACGTAGAGGATTTGATCCAGAAAATGCCGGGTATCGCCGTCGTAAATGGCGAGGTGCAGGCCCAGGGCGAAAAGGTACAACGTGTACTGGTCGACGGCAAGCAATTCTTTGGCGATGACGCTACCCTGGCGCTCAAAAACCTACCCGCTGAAATCGTGGATAAGATCGAGGTTTTTGACCGGCAGAGCGATCAGGCGCAATTGACGGGCTTCGACGACGGCAACGCCCAGAAAACCATCAACATCGTGACCCGGGCGGACCGCAACGCCGGTAAATTCGGCAAAGCGTTTGCCGGGTACGGCAGCGACGACCGCTACATGACCGGCGGAAACCTCAACATCTTCGGCAAGCAAAAACGTATTTCCATCATCGGGCTTTCCAACAACATCAACCAGCAGAACTTCGCTTCGCAGGATTTGGCGGGGGTACTGGGTAGTGCTGGGGGCGGCGGTGGAGGCCGGGGTGGTCGCGGCGGCGGTGGAGGCGGTGGCTTTGGCGGTGGTGGTAACGCCGGAAACTTCCTGGTTGGCCAGCAAAACGGGATTACCAATACCAGCGCTTTCGGACTCAACTATACCGACAAATGGGGCGAAAAACTGGACGTGACGGGCAGCTATTTTTTCAACCGATCGGGCAATGCCAATACTCAAACCACCAACCGGGAGACTTTCCTGAGCAACGGCAGTCAATTCTATAAAGAGCAAAACAGCTACGCGAACACCAACCTGAATCACCGCATCAATTTCCGGTTTGAATACAGTATCAACAAAAACAATACAATCATTTTCTCGCCCAGCGTCAACTGGCAGGACAACCAGGCCACCACGCTACGTATCGGCGCTACCACATCGGCCGAGGGCACCCCGCTGAACGAAACCAACAACGACAAGTATAGCCATAGTAATGCGCTGAGTTCCACCAACTCCTTGTTGTGGCGGCATAAGTTTGCCAAAGTCGGCCGTACCTTTTCGGTCAATCTTTCGGGCAATGTCAATAACCGCAGTAGCGATGGTTCCCTGTACGCGCTCAATCAGTACTACACGTCCACCCGCAATCCCAGCGATACTATCGACCAAATATCTAATACCAAATCGGACAATATGCGGCTGGGAGCCAATGTGAACTATACGGAGCCCCTAAGCAAAACGATTCAGCTGCAGCTAAGCTACAACTTATCGTTGAGCAACAGCGATTCCAAAAGCCAGACGTATAACTTTACTGATAGCGAACGGGGGTACTCTCGCCTGGATACACTGTTATCCAATACGTTCGACAACCAGTACCTCACGCATCGGGCCGGGGTGTCATTGCGGGGCAACAAAAAGAAAGTCACAGGTTCGGTGGGGGTAGACTTCCAGAGCGCCGGACTGTTCAGCCAGCAGCTGTTTCCCCGCCGCAATGAGGTGGACCAAACATTCAACAATCTGCTACCCAACGCGTTTTTTATGTTTCGGCCCAGCCAATCCAAAAACCTCCGTCTGTTTTACCGCACCTCTACCAACGAGCCGTCCATCACGCAGTTGCAGAACGTAGTCAACAATACCAATCCCTTGTTCCTGACGGCGGGTAATCCGAATCTGAAACAGGAATACGCCCACCGGGCCAGCCTGCGGTACTCGGCTTCGGACACCAAACTGGGACGCAACTTTTTCATCTATGGCTCAGCCAACTACACTGCCAACAGCATTACGAATTCTACCTTCGTGGCGCAGCGCCTCACCATATTACCCAACGGCATTCAGCTGGAACCAGGCGCGCAATTGACTTCACCCGTCAACCTGGATGGCAACTGGTCGGTACGTACCTTCGCCAACTATGGTTCGCCCATCAAGGCCATCAAGACCAATTTCAACCTGAATACCGGGGTGAATTACAGCCGTCTGCCGGGTATGATCAATTACAAACTGAACGTTTCGAACAACTACGCCATCTCACAGGGTATTGTCCTGAGCAGCAACATCAGCACCAAACTGGACTTCACGCTGTCCTTTAATGGCAACTACAACATCGTGCGCAACAGCCTGCAGCCACAGCTCGATAACAACTACTTCTCACAGGTGAGCTCGGCGCGGCTGAACTGGATTTTCGGCAAAGGTTTCGTTTTGCAAACGGACATTACCAACCAGTCGTACCGGGGCCTGGGGGCAGGTTTTAACCAGAACTTCACGCTCTGGAACGCCAGCCTGGGCAAGAAATTCCTGAAAGACAACAAGGGCGAACTGAAGCTGACCGTATTTGACATCCTGGCCCAGAACAACAGCATCAACCGCAATGTGACCGAAACCTACGTGGAGGACGTAACGAGCCGGGTACTGACGCAATATGCCATGCTGACGTTCACCTACACGCTACGGAATTTTGGCAAAGCACCCGCTCCGGCGCAGGATCGTCCCCGGGGCGACTGGCAACGGGGCGAGCGCGGACCCGGGGGTGAGGGCGGTGGTTTCCGACCCTATGAATGA
- a CDS encoding CPBP family intramembrane glutamate endopeptidase, with amino-acid sequence MRKITACLRTHVHEDFDQSLYLKEAVFLSILISINYAIELEDRIIDAWIGNPIRIVWYFLLYATAYYGALLIWALHTRQMLIFRNRHVWLYSLFGLAVLAWNGGFYGYQAWSKQLFDGQIYWFAYYGLSNLSSLLTVFLPLVLFYFIVDDQSTRFYGLFKAQPVSPYLILLAAMLPLIVWASFQPDFLRTYPSYRDSGADEFFGVAPWVTALAYELFMGLILSQPSYCFGAF; translated from the coding sequence ATGCGAAAGATCACAGCCTGCCTACGTACTCATGTGCATGAAGACTTTGATCAAAGTCTTTATCTGAAAGAGGCCGTGTTTCTGAGTATTCTCATCAGCATCAACTATGCCATTGAGTTGGAAGACCGGATCATCGACGCCTGGATCGGCAATCCGATCCGGATCGTCTGGTACTTTCTGCTGTACGCTACCGCCTACTATGGCGCGCTGCTGATCTGGGCCCTTCATACCAGACAAATGCTAATATTCCGAAATCGCCACGTATGGCTGTATAGCTTATTCGGACTGGCCGTTTTGGCCTGGAATGGCGGATTCTATGGGTACCAGGCGTGGAGCAAACAGCTTTTTGACGGACAAATCTACTGGTTCGCGTACTATGGGCTGTCTAACTTGTCGTCGTTGCTGACGGTCTTTCTGCCCTTAGTTCTATTTTATTTCATAGTAGACGATCAAAGTACCCGCTTTTACGGACTTTTCAAAGCCCAGCCGGTCAGTCCCTACCTGATCCTGTTGGCGGCTATGCTGCCGCTGATTGTCTGGGCTTCCTTTCAGCCCGATTTTCTGCGTACCTACCCCTCGTACCGTGACTCCGGCGCAGACGAATTTTTCGGCGTAGCGCCTTGGGTTACGGCGCTGGCCTATGAGCTTTTTATGGGTTTGATTTTATCTCAACCGAGCTACTGTTTCGGGGCTTTCTGA
- a CDS encoding NAD(P)-dependent alcohol dehydrogenase translates to MKAAFFTQYGPPEVLSVREVEKPAPNENEVLVRVYATTVNRTDCANLTAQPFIMRFINGLTKPRQPIPGTDFAGEIEAIGGNVQSFKVGDKVWGFGDYGIKSQAEYLCFPEGKAIARFPDNLTYEQAAASLEGAHYAYHFINKVKLNPSQKVLVNGATGAIGSALLQFLKYHGLYVTAVCNTKNIGLIKSLGADKIIDYTRQDFTTDDEKYDFIFDAVGKSTFGRCKPLLKAKGTYISSELGPGSQNVFLALWGLWASGKKVIFPIPSDIRGSMAFIRDLIEKGKFRPVIDRTYPLEEIAEAYRFVLTGQKTGNVVITM, encoded by the coding sequence ATGAAGGCTGCTTTCTTTACCCAATACGGTCCTCCCGAGGTTCTCTCGGTACGGGAAGTTGAAAAACCAGCGCCTAATGAGAATGAAGTATTGGTACGCGTGTATGCCACGACGGTCAACAGGACCGACTGCGCCAATCTGACCGCCCAACCCTTCATCATGCGGTTCATAAACGGGCTGACAAAGCCCAGGCAACCCATTCCGGGTACCGACTTCGCTGGCGAAATCGAGGCAATTGGCGGCAATGTGCAGTCTTTCAAAGTAGGGGATAAGGTCTGGGGTTTTGGTGATTACGGCATTAAGTCACAGGCAGAGTACCTGTGTTTTCCAGAGGGAAAAGCTATCGCCCGTTTTCCCGACAACCTTACGTATGAGCAGGCCGCTGCCAGTTTAGAAGGAGCACATTATGCCTATCACTTCATTAATAAAGTAAAGCTTAACCCCAGCCAAAAGGTACTGGTCAATGGCGCTACCGGTGCTATTGGCTCGGCGCTTCTGCAATTTCTAAAGTACCACGGGCTCTACGTTACGGCCGTCTGCAACACCAAAAATATTGGATTGATTAAATCATTAGGGGCTGATAAAATCATCGATTATACCCGGCAGGACTTCACAACGGACGATGAAAAGTATGACTTCATCTTCGATGCCGTGGGTAAAAGTACCTTTGGCCGCTGCAAGCCTTTGTTGAAAGCGAAGGGTACCTACATTTCATCAGAACTGGGACCGGGAAGTCAGAATGTTTTTCTGGCGCTTTGGGGCCTTTGGGCGAGCGGGAAAAAGGTCATTTTTCCGATCCCTTCCGATATCAGAGGGAGCATGGCTTTTATTCGGGATCTCATTGAAAAAGGGAAGTTCAGGCCCGTGATTGACAGGACGTATCCGCTTGAAGAGATTGCCGAAGCATATCGCTTTGTACTCACAGGACAGAAAACCGGCAATGTGGTGATCACGATGTAG
- a CDS encoding LysM peptidoglycan-binding domain-containing protein, whose amino-acid sequence MQEEETPRKRNIRPKETSRLPLITLLTLLAIIVALFAVGWEYITDDVTGSEEVTDIVPDTTSKFIPPSVDTEPDLAEPERVEPAETSLPEDVGTPVAVQEPPAETPAPEKKTVDVGGTAITHTVRPGETFFGIANKYNLSTETLKALNPQLSNTTTDLKSGVTKLNVRVQAVHTVGPGDVLRVVAKKYGISLQLLMEANGKTRNYSERGEKLIIPFGKKK is encoded by the coding sequence ATGCAAGAAGAAGAAACGCCAAGAAAAAGAAATATCCGTCCCAAAGAGACTTCCAGGCTGCCCCTGATCACCCTGCTGACTTTGCTGGCCATCATTGTGGCGTTGTTTGCGGTCGGCTGGGAATACATCACGGACGATGTCACGGGATCGGAAGAAGTGACCGATATTGTGCCTGATACCACCAGCAAATTCATCCCTCCTTCGGTGGACACGGAGCCGGACCTGGCTGAACCCGAACGGGTAGAACCTGCCGAAACGAGCTTGCCCGAAGATGTAGGTACCCCCGTTGCCGTGCAGGAACCACCCGCCGAAACGCCTGCGCCTGAGAAAAAAACCGTGGATGTGGGCGGAACGGCCATTACACACACGGTGCGTCCGGGCGAAACATTCTTTGGCATCGCCAATAAGTACAATCTAAGTACCGAAACGCTGAAAGCGCTGAATCCCCAACTCAGTAATACCACCACCGATTTGAAATCGGGCGTCACTAAACTCAACGTGCGGGTACAGGCCGTGCACACCGTTGGCCCCGGCGATGTACTGCGCGTAGTAGCCAAGAAATACGGAATCAGCCTGCAGCTCCTGATGGAGGCCAATGGCAAAACCCGTAACTACTCCGAGCGCGGTGAAAAACTAATCATTCCTTTTGGGAAGAAGAAGTAA
- the purE gene encoding 5-(carboxyamino)imidazole ribonucleotide mutase, which produces MVGIIMGSISDRKVMQEAAEALNELGVAFEMEIVSAHRTPERMLDYAKTARSRGLKVIIAGAGGAAHLPGMVASLTTLPVIGVPILSSNSIDGWDSVLSILQMPGGVPVATVALNGAKNAGILAAQIVGTSDQAVARRLDEYKQELQDKVADMNKALKTNT; this is translated from the coding sequence ATGGTCGGAATCATCATGGGTAGCATCTCGGACCGCAAGGTGATGCAGGAGGCCGCTGAGGCACTAAATGAACTGGGCGTGGCGTTTGAAATGGAGATCGTATCGGCCCACCGCACGCCGGAGCGGATGCTGGACTACGCCAAAACCGCCCGTTCACGGGGCCTGAAAGTGATCATCGCCGGTGCCGGGGGAGCGGCGCATTTACCGGGCATGGTGGCTTCACTGACGACGCTGCCCGTTATTGGGGTACCTATTCTGTCCAGCAATTCCATCGACGGCTGGGACTCGGTGCTCTCTATCCTGCAAATGCCCGGTGGGGTACCTGTAGCTACCGTCGCCCTGAATGGGGCCAAAAATGCTGGTATTCTGGCCGCGCAGATTGTGGGTACCTCCGACCAAGCGGTAGCCCGGCGGCTAGACGAGTACAAGCAAGAGCTGCAAGATAAGGTAGCGGATATGAATAAGGCTCTGAAAACGAATACCTAA
- a CDS encoding 5-(carboxyamino)imidazole ribonucleotide synthase, whose protein sequence is MLYDKIGILGGGQLGLMLLQAAIDWNLDIHVLDPDADAPCSRIAPHFQQGSLQDYDTVYAFGKDLDVITIEIEKVNVDALEALEKEGKRVYPQPLVIRQIQDKRIQKQFYRVNKLPTADFILTESRADVARYPDFLPAFHKLGKDGYDGRGVQRISSEADLNKAFDAPGLLEKAVDFEKEIAVIVARNPEGHMKTFPVVEMVFHPEHNLVEYLFAPAEIKDDVRFRAEEIASQTAEAFGIVGLLAVEMFVTKDGEILINEVAPRPHNSGHHTIRANATSQYEQHWRAILGLPLGSTHQYAPAAMVNLLGEAGYTGPAYYQGMETLLATSEVFPFLYGKAITKPYRKMGHVTIMDENTERLKEKVALVQRSVRVVSGEWTVDS, encoded by the coding sequence ATGCTATATGACAAAATAGGCATCCTCGGCGGCGGTCAGCTCGGCCTGATGCTGTTGCAGGCCGCTATCGACTGGAATCTGGACATCCACGTTCTCGACCCCGACGCCGACGCCCCGTGCAGCCGCATTGCCCCGCACTTCCAGCAAGGTTCCTTACAGGATTATGATACGGTCTATGCTTTTGGCAAAGACCTGGATGTGATTACCATCGAAATTGAGAAAGTGAATGTGGATGCGCTGGAAGCGCTGGAAAAAGAAGGCAAGCGCGTCTATCCGCAGCCTTTGGTAATCCGACAAATCCAGGATAAACGCATTCAGAAACAATTCTATCGGGTCAATAAGCTACCTACCGCCGATTTCATCCTGACGGAAAGCCGCGCCGATGTGGCAAGGTACCCTGATTTTCTTCCGGCTTTTCACAAGCTGGGAAAAGATGGCTACGACGGGCGCGGCGTTCAGCGCATCAGCTCGGAAGCAGATCTAAACAAGGCGTTCGATGCTCCCGGTCTGCTGGAAAAAGCGGTGGATTTTGAAAAAGAAATCGCCGTGATCGTGGCGCGTAATCCGGAGGGGCATATGAAGACGTTCCCGGTGGTGGAAATGGTGTTCCACCCCGAGCACAATCTGGTGGAGTACCTGTTCGCTCCCGCCGAAATTAAGGATGATGTGCGCTTCCGGGCGGAGGAAATAGCCAGCCAAACGGCTGAGGCGTTCGGCATCGTAGGTCTACTGGCCGTGGAAATGTTCGTGACAAAAGATGGCGAAATATTGATCAACGAAGTAGCACCGCGCCCGCACAACAGTGGGCATCATACCATCCGGGCCAATGCCACCTCGCAGTACGAGCAGCATTGGCGGGCCATTCTGGGTTTGCCGTTGGGCAGCACGCACCAGTACGCACCCGCTGCCATGGTGAATCTACTGGGCGAAGCAGGCTACACGGGCCCGGCCTACTACCAAGGTATGGAAACCTTGCTGGCGACCAGTGAAGTTTTTCCATTTCTTTACGGAAAAGCCATCACCAAGCCCTACCGTAAAATGGGTCACGTGACCATTATGGATGAAAATACGGAGCGCTTGAAGGAGAAGGTAGCGTTAGTACAGCGTAGTGTGAGGGTGGTCAGTGGAGAGTGGACAGTTGACAGTTGA